In a genomic window of Barnesiella propionica:
- a CDS encoding tetratricopeptide repeat protein codes for MAKKQTDELDKVNEALSNSEQFIQKYQNPILVVVLAIVLVVSGYLAIRHFYIIPREDKAQAAMYQAILAFEKDSFNLAIKGNENFSGLEFIADEYSSTKAGNLANAYLGLSYCALKDYSKAKDYLSKYSGNETIVAPAVKAAIGDCLVNMGKFDESVSYFENAAKESNDDVFSPIYLQKAGTVYEKLGQYQKAADVYQSIKDKHPASSAAQGIERYIERAKSKIK; via the coding sequence ATGGCAAAAAAACAAACCGACGAACTAGACAAAGTGAATGAAGCTCTGTCAAACTCTGAACAATTCATCCAAAAGTATCAAAATCCTATTTTAGTGGTCGTATTGGCCATTGTATTAGTAGTATCAGGTTATCTGGCTATACGTCATTTTTACATTATACCGCGTGAAGATAAAGCACAGGCAGCTATGTATCAGGCCATTCTTGCTTTTGAAAAAGATTCTTTCAACCTTGCTATCAAAGGGAATGAAAATTTTTCCGGTTTGGAATTTATTGCCGATGAATATAGTTCGACCAAAGCCGGTAATCTGGCAAATGCATATCTCGGGCTCAGCTACTGCGCCCTAAAAGATTATTCTAAAGCAAAAGACTATTTATCAAAATACAGCGGAAACGAAACCATCGTAGCTCCGGCAGTAAAAGCGGCAATCGGAGATTGTCTGGTAAACATGGGTAAATTCGATGAAAGCGTAAGTTATTTTGAGAATGCCGCAAAAGAGTCCAACGACGATGTATTCAGCCCGATTTATCTGCAAAAAGCCGGTACGGTATATGAAAAATTGGGGCAATACCAAAAAGCAGCCGATGTCTATCAGTCTATCAAAGACAAACATCCGGCTTCTTCAGCTGCTCAAGGAATAGAGCGTTATATCGAAAGAGCAAAAAGTAAAATAAAATAA
- a CDS encoding tyrosine-protein phosphatase, which produces MIKYLQIFLLVLLTACSTSRPEIDVACEIDDNYNYILKWDLYPRLDGDVKIYRSINPDFFDTKSAPACICNINDNQVRIPDNGDLHRYYFLLRFDNKFDVVTGPRAERLKYVQNFRDIGGYKGKDNKHIRWGMIYRSGNLDSLDEMSVERLKLMGIRTLIDFRDSEDVQKPSGKLNLENVINLPGSLHYREALRTRIMNNEILKGDATVFMQDLNVALSACGKNAFKSMFNQLLVEDNYPVILSCSYGKDYTGFAVALLLAALGVQKDDIVSDYVLTNSYFDKQTVRSIDIKECNTKSQEALTKILTADPMYLTFVYSRLEKEYGSISNYLEKELGLTTEKRKHLKQILLK; this is translated from the coding sequence ATGATAAAATATCTTCAAATATTCTTACTGGTGCTGCTGACTGCCTGTTCTACTTCCCGGCCCGAAATAGATGTCGCATGTGAAATAGACGATAATTATAATTATATTCTTAAATGGGATTTATATCCCCGGCTTGACGGTGACGTAAAAATATATCGTTCGATTAATCCTGATTTTTTTGATACGAAATCGGCACCTGCTTGCATCTGCAATATTAACGATAATCAGGTGCGTATTCCTGATAATGGAGATTTACACCGTTATTATTTTCTGTTAAGGTTCGATAATAAATTTGATGTTGTTACAGGGCCGAGGGCCGAACGGTTGAAATATGTGCAGAACTTCCGGGATATAGGAGGCTATAAAGGTAAAGATAATAAGCATATACGGTGGGGTATGATTTACCGCTCCGGGAATCTGGATTCTCTGGACGAAATGAGTGTAGAACGTCTTAAATTAATGGGAATACGTACGTTGATTGATTTTAGGGATAGTGAGGATGTTCAGAAGCCTTCCGGTAAATTGAACCTTGAAAATGTCATTAATCTTCCGGGAAGCCTTCATTACCGGGAAGCTTTACGTACCCGTATCATGAATAATGAAATATTGAAAGGCGATGCGACAGTTTTTATGCAGGATCTCAATGTCGCTCTTTCGGCCTGTGGCAAAAATGCTTTCAAGTCGATGTTTAACCAATTGCTGGTGGAAGATAATTATCCGGTCATACTTAGCTGTAGCTATGGTAAAGATTATACCGGTTTTGCGGTTGCGTTGCTGTTAGCGGCATTGGGTGTACAAAAAGATGATATCGTGAGCGATTATGTTTTGACGAATTCTTATTTTGATAAGCAGACCGTTCGTTCTATCGATATAAAAGAATGTAATACAAAAAGTCAGGAAGCGTTGACAAAAATACTCACGGCCGATCCTATGTATCTTACATTTGTTTATAGCCGGCTCGAAAAAGAGTACGGTAGTATCTCTAATTATCTGGAAAAAGAATTAGGACTTACTACGGAGAAACGTAAACATTTGAAACAGATTTTATTGAAGTAA
- a CDS encoding DUF721 domain-containing protein, whose protein sequence is MQRKDAQPIGEIISQILKEQNLDIRLDETKVVQAWNSIMGESVAQYTTSVRMKAGVLYIQLSSAVLRNELFVNRTSIIRRLNGFIGREIVKNIIFR, encoded by the coding sequence ATGCAAAGGAAGGATGCGCAGCCTATAGGAGAAATTATCAGTCAGATTTTGAAAGAGCAAAATCTGGATATTCGTTTGGACGAGACGAAAGTTGTTCAGGCGTGGAATTCCATTATGGGAGAGTCGGTTGCACAATATACGACTTCGGTGCGCATGAAGGCGGGTGTCTTGTATATTCAATTATCTTCGGCGGTCCTGCGCAACGAGCTTTTCGTGAACCGGACTTCCATTATAAGGCGTTTAAACGGTTTTATAGGACGTGAAATAGTAAAAAATATAATATTCAGATAA
- a CDS encoding acyl-CoA thioesterase has protein sequence MTDLIFKHEVPLQLRFNDIDLLGHVNNSVYFTFYDLGKARYFEAVRREHIDWRKADVVVANVNADFLSPIFSREPVAVRTTVEEIGNKSLRMLQQIVNTQTGEVKSICRTVMVGFDIARGTAAEISEEWKKSVSEFEGRDLMRKA, from the coding sequence ATGACAGATTTAATTTTTAAACATGAGGTACCTCTTCAGTTACGGTTTAATGATATAGACTTATTGGGGCACGTAAATAATTCGGTGTATTTTACTTTTTACGATCTGGGAAAAGCCCGGTATTTCGAGGCGGTGCGGCGGGAACATATCGACTGGAGAAAGGCGGATGTTGTTGTTGCGAATGTAAATGCTGATTTTCTGTCTCCTATTTTTTCCCGTGAGCCGGTCGCCGTGCGTACGACAGTAGAGGAAATCGGAAACAAAAGCCTGAGAATGTTACAGCAAATAGTGAACACTCAAACCGGTGAGGTTAAAAGCATATGTCGTACCGTAATGGTAGGATTTGACATTGCCAGAGGAACGGCAGCGGAAATTTCGGAAGAGTGGAAAAAATCTGTTTCTGAATTTGAAGGACGGGATTTGATGCGAAAGGCTTAA
- a CDS encoding Gfo/Idh/MocA family protein: MKHTILSFAILFSALCFSCKEAKQIQSDVIKPIEFPVPDRPAGVTDVVNLAVAPIDTVRVGFIGLGMRGPGAVKRFTHLEGVKIVALCDIHPERVEDCQKVLRKAGLPEAADYSGSADAWKKLCERDDIDLVYISTDWDTHVPMSLYAMEHGKHVACEVPIALTVEDCWKLVDMAEKTRLHCMMLENCCYDFFEMATLNMAQKGILGEIVHAEGAYIHDLRQLNFEDPARGGYNNWWRLEYNTHHTGNPYATHGLGPVAQALNLGRGDRMEYLVSLSSDQFGMTAYAEKKFGKDSEEAKREYKMGDMNTSVIRTAKGKSIMIQHDVTSPRPYNRKHALSGTKGYIEKYPRPGIALDPSDELSVNFENLSAHGFLPEKQFDEMMKNYEHPITREVGEMAKKVGGHGGMDFIMDYRLIYCLRNGLPLDINVYDGVEWSCLGELTEMSVKNNSAPVAFPDFTRGAWKKQQGYHHAYVK, from the coding sequence ATGAAACACACTATCCTTTCTTTTGCTATTCTTTTTAGTGCGCTTTGTTTTTCTTGTAAAGAAGCAAAACAGATTCAAAGCGATGTGATTAAACCTATTGAGTTTCCGGTTCCCGATCGGCCGGCGGGTGTGACCGATGTGGTAAATCTTGCGGTTGCCCCTATAGATACCGTTCGGGTGGGATTTATAGGCTTGGGAATGAGAGGGCCGGGGGCTGTAAAACGTTTTACTCATCTGGAGGGTGTTAAGATTGTGGCATTGTGTGATATCCATCCCGAAAGAGTGGAAGATTGCCAGAAAGTTCTTAGAAAAGCAGGTTTGCCCGAAGCGGCGGATTATTCCGGCAGTGCCGATGCCTGGAAGAAATTGTGTGAGAGAGATGATATAGATCTCGTATATATCAGTACCGATTGGGATACACATGTGCCTATGTCCCTGTATGCAATGGAACATGGAAAACATGTTGCTTGTGAAGTGCCGATAGCCTTAACTGTAGAAGACTGCTGGAAGTTAGTGGATATGGCGGAAAAGACCCGTTTACACTGTATGATGTTGGAAAATTGTTGTTATGATTTTTTCGAGATGGCTACGCTGAATATGGCTCAGAAAGGAATATTGGGTGAAATAGTACATGCTGAAGGAGCTTATATTCATGACCTGCGTCAGCTGAATTTTGAAGATCCTGCTAGGGGAGGATATAATAACTGGTGGCGTTTGGAATATAATACACATCATACCGGTAATCCGTACGCCACCCACGGACTTGGGCCGGTTGCTCAGGCCTTGAATTTGGGACGAGGAGACCGAATGGAATATTTGGTTTCGTTGTCCAGCGACCAGTTTGGCATGACCGCTTATGCGGAAAAGAAGTTCGGAAAAGATTCTGAAGAGGCCAAGCGCGAATATAAAATGGGAGATATGAATACTTCCGTTATTCGTACGGCCAAGGGGAAAAGCATTATGATACAGCATGATGTGACGAGCCCGCGCCCGTACAACCGGAAACATGCTTTAAGCGGCACGAAAGGATATATAGAGAAATATCCCCGTCCGGGTATTGCGTTGGATCCGAGCGATGAATTATCCGTTAATTTCGAAAACCTGAGTGCTCATGGTTTTCTGCCCGAAAAACAATTTGATGAAATGATGAAAAATTATGAGCACCCTATTACCCGGGAAGTAGGAGAAATGGCTAAGAAGGTAGGCGGTCACGGCGGAATGGATTTTATAATGGATTATCGTCTTATATATTGTTTGAGAAACGGTTTGCCGTTGGATATAAACGTTTATGACGGAGTGGAGTGGTCTTGTCTCGGAGAACTGACAGAGATGTCGGTTAAAAATAACAGTGCTCCTGTTGCATTTCCGGATTTTACCCGTGGAGCCTGGAAGAAGCAGCAAGGATACCATCATGCTTATGTAAAATAA
- the recF gene encoding DNA replication/repair protein RecF (All proteins in this family for which functions are known are DNA-binding proteins that assist the filamentation of RecA onto DNA for the initiation of recombination or recombinational repair.): MILSRLSILNFKNIEQADLEFSSKMNFFLGNNGMGKSNLLDAVYYLSFCKSYTHIVDSQNIRHGQDFFILQGFYDRGGTPEEIYCGIKRGQKKRFKRNKKEYERLSDHIGFMPLVMVAPSDSELIRDGSEERRKFIDLVISQFDKTYLDKLIRYNNALSQRNSLLKQEVRDAVLYEIWEEQMAENARFIYESRDSFLKEFIPVFQRFYDLISGGNEQVRLEYDSHLAKGSLIPQLEEVRGRDLILGYTTRGVHKDDLEMSLGEYPMKRIGSQGQCKTFLVALKLAQFEFLKLHGSTTPVLLLDDLFDKLDAERVARIVELVSGDSFGQIFITDTNREYLDEIVRKTGNDYHIYSVDKGKFTRI; encoded by the coding sequence ATGATTTTATCCCGACTTTCGATACTTAATTTTAAAAATATTGAACAAGCCGACCTGGAATTTTCTTCTAAAATGAATTTTTTTCTGGGAAATAACGGTATGGGGAAAAGTAACTTGTTGGATGCCGTCTATTATTTATCTTTCTGCAAAAGTTATACCCATATTGTTGATTCCCAAAATATCCGGCATGGTCAGGATTTTTTTATATTACAGGGTTTTTACGACAGGGGAGGTACTCCGGAAGAAATATATTGCGGTATCAAACGCGGACAAAAGAAACGGTTCAAACGTAATAAAAAAGAATATGAGCGGTTATCGGATCATATAGGGTTTATGCCCCTGGTGATGGTGGCGCCGTCCGATTCTGAACTGATCCGGGATGGCAGTGAGGAGAGGCGTAAATTTATTGACCTGGTAATATCTCAGTTCGACAAGACTTATCTGGATAAATTAATTCGTTACAATAATGCGCTTTCTCAGCGGAATTCTTTATTAAAACAGGAAGTACGGGATGCTGTATTGTATGAAATCTGGGAAGAACAAATGGCCGAGAATGCACGTTTCATATATGAAAGCCGGGATTCTTTCCTGAAAGAATTTATTCCTGTTTTCCAGCGGTTTTATGATCTTATTTCAGGGGGGAATGAACAGGTTCGTCTGGAATATGATTCTCATTTAGCCAAAGGTTCTCTTATTCCTCAGTTGGAGGAAGTGAGAGGGAGAGATCTGATTCTGGGTTATACGACCCGTGGAGTTCATAAGGATGATCTTGAAATGAGTCTGGGCGAATATCCTATGAAAAGAATCGGTTCACAAGGACAATGTAAGACTTTCCTGGTCGCTCTTAAACTGGCTCAGTTTGAATTTCTTAAACTGCATGGTAGTACCACGCCTGTTCTTTTACTGGATGACCTTTTTGATAAGCTGGATGCCGAAAGAGTAGCCCGTATCGTAGAGCTTGTTTCCGGAGATAGTTTCGGCCAGATATTTATAACGGATACGAACCGGGAATATCTGGATGAAATCGTGCGTAAAACAGGTAATGATTATCATATATATTCTGTGGACAAAGGAAAATTTACCAGGATTTAG
- a CDS encoding carbohydrate kinase family protein, giving the protein MRKVIGIGETILDIIFKDSKPFRSVPGGSTFNTMVSLGRLQIDTSFISELGNDRVGESILCFMRDNSVSTENIDIFSNGQTPISLAFLDKDNDAHYSFYVKYPQDRLNVVWPRINEDDILIFGSYFSVNPQLRKRITELVEYARERKAIIYYDPNFRSAHAHEAMKLMPYVLENFEYADIVKGSAEDFRNLFKVTDPGRVYANHVKFYCPNFIYTRGGNGVELFSPSGVSHFDVKHLEPVSTIGAGDSFNAGILFGLLKYGVTHETLYSLTREEWAGIIQYGIDFSSSVCESYDNYISKDFASGHKL; this is encoded by the coding sequence ATGCGTAAAGTAATAGGAATAGGAGAGACGATTCTGGATATAATATTTAAGGATAGCAAGCCTTTCAGGTCGGTGCCGGGGGGATCCACCTTCAATACTATGGTTTCATTGGGCCGTCTGCAGATCGATACGTCGTTTATCAGCGAATTAGGTAACGATCGTGTCGGCGAATCTATCCTTTGTTTTATGCGTGATAATTCTGTTTCTACTGAAAATATAGATATTTTTAGTAACGGACAGACGCCTATATCTCTGGCATTTCTGGATAAGGATAATGATGCTCATTATTCTTTTTATGTTAAGTACCCCCAAGATAGGCTCAATGTCGTGTGGCCGCGCATCAATGAAGATGATATTTTGATATTCGGGTCTTATTTTTCTGTAAATCCGCAATTACGAAAAAGAATAACAGAACTAGTCGAATATGCCCGGGAAAGAAAAGCTATTATTTATTATGATCCAAATTTTCGTTCCGCTCATGCTCACGAAGCGATGAAACTTATGCCGTATGTGCTGGAAAATTTCGAATATGCTGATATCGTAAAAGGTTCGGCTGAAGATTTCAGAAACCTTTTTAAGGTGACAGATCCCGGACGGGTATATGCGAACCATGTTAAATTCTATTGTCCTAATTTTATTTATACTCGCGGAGGAAATGGCGTAGAGCTTTTCTCTCCTTCGGGAGTATCTCATTTTGATGTGAAACATTTGGAGCCTGTGAGTACTATAGGAGCCGGGGACAGTTTTAATGCCGGTATTCTTTTCGGATTGCTAAAATACGGTGTTACTCATGAAACATTGTATTCCCTTACCAGAGAAGAATGGGCCGGAATCATACAATACGGAATAGACTTTTCTTCTTCGGTATGTGAAAGTTATGATAATTATATATCGAAAGATTTCGCATCCGGACATAAGTTGTAA
- a CDS encoding SIS domain-containing protein encodes MNSIKENIQSILQRESQAILNIPVTDEFEKAISLIVEQIHIKKGKLVTSGMGKAGQIAMNIATTFCSTGIPSVFLHPSEAQHGDLGILQENDLMLVISNSGKTREIIELLSLASNLYPELKFIVITGNAQSELAYKADVCLFTGAPEEVCPLGLTPTTSTTLMTVIGDLLVVNTMLATGFDNKQYALRHHGGYLGQLSRKQSNDEK; translated from the coding sequence ATGAATAGTATAAAAGAGAATATACAATCGATTTTACAAAGAGAGTCCCAGGCGATATTAAATATACCGGTGACGGATGAGTTTGAAAAAGCGATTTCGCTTATCGTAGAGCAGATTCATATAAAAAAAGGAAAATTGGTTACCAGTGGAATGGGGAAAGCCGGGCAAATAGCGATGAATATTGCCACGACATTCTGTTCTACAGGCATTCCCTCGGTATTTCTTCATCCCAGTGAAGCTCAGCATGGTGACTTGGGAATATTGCAGGAAAACGATTTGATGCTGGTTATTTCTAATTCAGGCAAGACTCGTGAGATTATTGAGTTGTTAAGTCTTGCGTCGAATTTATATCCCGAACTTAAATTTATCGTGATTACCGGAAATGCTCAAAGCGAACTGGCTTATAAGGCTGATGTGTGCCTGTTTACCGGTGCACCTGAAGAGGTATGTCCTTTGGGACTTACGCCTACTACCTCTACAACTTTAATGACTGTTATCGGTGATTTATTGGTGGTTAATACAATGCTGGCAACAGGATTTGATAATAAACAATATGCCCTGCGGCATCATGGTGGCTATCTGGGGCAACTGTCTAGAAAGCAGAGTAATGATGAAAAATAA
- a CDS encoding glycoside hydrolase family 97 protein, which translates to MKKCIMLIGMCLVIQWAVSQELKSPDGNLVMKFSLKKGGVPAYQLTYKGKDVIKTSKMGLELKSDDKALAEFNQDPVLLPPKDDIRSSLYDGFEVTGTIASTFDETWKPVWGEVKDIRNHYNELLVKLNQQNTGRQMNIRFRLYDDGLGFRYEFPQQKNLIYFVIQEEKTQFAMAGDHTAYWIPGDYDTQEYDYTTSRLSEIRKLMPEAITPNSSQTPFSPTGVQTALMMKTDDGLYINLHEAALVDYSCMHLDLDDENMIFESHLTPDAKGDKGYMQAPANTPWRTVIVSDDARKILASHLTLNLNEPCKLEDTSWIKPIKYIGVWWEMIINKKSWAYTDDLPSVQLGITDYTKVKPNGKHGATTEHVKEYIDFAAKNGFDAVLVEGWNVGWEDWFGKSKDYVFDFVTPYPDFDVAEVRDYAKSKGVRMIMHHETSGSVRNYERHMDKAYQFMVDNGYNSVKSGYVGDIIPRGEHHYGQWMVDHYLYAVKKAADYKIMVNAHEAVRPTGLSRTYPNLIGNESARGTEYQSFGGSKPNHVTVLPFTRLIGGPMDYTPGIFQMDLSVYEPTNTSHVNSTLANQLALYVTMYSPLQMAADFPETYNKFADAFQFIKDVAVDWDDSKYLEAEPGEYITVARKAKGTDNWFVGNVSGEKGYTSRISFDFLDPDKTYVATVYSDAKDAHYKTNPQAYEIKKYIVNHKSKLTQRSAPGGGYAVSIMAVDKSGTKGLKKL; encoded by the coding sequence ATGAAAAAATGTATTATGCTTATCGGCATGTGTCTCGTAATTCAATGGGCTGTATCGCAAGAGTTGAAGTCGCCTGACGGAAATTTGGTGATGAAATTTTCATTGAAAAAGGGGGGCGTGCCTGCTTATCAATTAACTTATAAGGGGAAAGATGTAATTAAGACCAGCAAAATGGGACTGGAACTTAAATCGGATGATAAAGCTCTGGCGGAGTTTAACCAGGATCCGGTGTTACTGCCCCCAAAAGACGATATTCGTTCATCTCTCTATGATGGTTTTGAGGTTACCGGAACTATAGCATCGACTTTTGATGAAACTTGGAAACCGGTATGGGGCGAAGTGAAAGATATTCGTAATCATTATAATGAATTACTGGTAAAATTAAATCAGCAAAATACCGGTCGTCAAATGAACATACGTTTTCGCCTGTATGATGACGGTCTTGGTTTCCGGTATGAGTTTCCACAACAAAAGAATCTTATTTATTTTGTTATCCAGGAAGAAAAAACACAATTTGCAATGGCCGGAGATCATACGGCTTACTGGATCCCAGGGGATTATGATACGCAGGAATATGATTATACCACTTCCCGCCTTTCCGAGATCAGAAAGCTGATGCCGGAGGCAATTACACCTAACAGTTCACAAACTCCGTTTTCGCCAACAGGCGTACAAACGGCTTTAATGATGAAAACCGATGACGGATTGTATATCAACCTGCATGAAGCTGCCTTGGTCGATTATTCGTGTATGCATCTGGATCTGGACGATGAGAATATGATATTCGAATCGCATCTTACGCCCGATGCCAAGGGAGATAAAGGGTATATGCAGGCTCCTGCCAATACACCCTGGCGGACGGTTATCGTAAGTGACGATGCCCGTAAAATATTGGCCTCTCATCTGACACTTAACCTGAACGAGCCTTGTAAGCTGGAAGATACTTCCTGGATAAAGCCCATAAAATATATAGGAGTATGGTGGGAGATGATTATAAATAAAAAATCATGGGCTTATACCGATGACCTGCCGAGCGTGCAATTGGGAATAACCGATTATACAAAAGTTAAACCTAACGGGAAGCATGGGGCTACGACAGAACATGTGAAAGAATATATAGATTTTGCAGCAAAGAATGGTTTTGATGCGGTTCTGGTCGAAGGATGGAATGTAGGCTGGGAAGATTGGTTCGGTAAGTCGAAAGATTATGTATTCGATTTCGTAACTCCTTATCCCGATTTCGATGTTGCGGAAGTGCGTGACTATGCGAAAAGTAAAGGGGTACGGATGATTATGCATCACGAGACTTCCGGATCGGTACGTAATTACGAGCGCCATATGGATAAAGCGTATCAGTTTATGGTAGATAACGGCTATAATTCGGTAAAGAGCGGCTATGTAGGCGATATAATTCCCCGGGGAGAGCATCATTACGGTCAATGGATGGTCGATCATTATCTTTATGCGGTAAAAAAAGCCGCCGATTATAAGATTATGGTAAATGCACATGAGGCTGTACGTCCTACGGGTTTGTCAAGGACTTATCCCAACCTGATAGGGAACGAATCGGCCAGAGGAACCGAATATCAATCTTTTGGGGGAAGTAAACCTAATCATGTGACCGTTTTGCCGTTTACACGTCTTATCGGCGGTCCTATGGACTATACGCCCGGCATCTTCCAAATGGACCTGAGCGTGTATGAACCCACCAATACGTCACATGTGAACAGTACACTGGCAAACCAGCTCGCTTTGTATGTAACAATGTATAGCCCGCTTCAAATGGCTGCCGATTTTCCTGAAACTTATAATAAATTCGCAGATGCTTTTCAGTTCATTAAAGATGTTGCAGTAGATTGGGATGATAGTAAGTATCTGGAAGCGGAACCGGGAGAATATATTACGGTGGCACGGAAGGCAAAAGGTACTGATAATTGGTTCGTCGGTAATGTGAGCGGAGAGAAAGGATATACTTCCAGAATATCTTTTGATTTCCTGGATCCGGATAAGACTTATGTAGCGACTGTTTATAGTGATGCTAAAGATGCGCATTATAAAACCAACCCCCAAGCATATGAAATAAAAAAGTATATAGTAAACCATAAGTCAAAATTGACTCAAAGATCGGCCCCCGGAGGAGGATATGCCGTGAGTATTATGGCTGTAGATAAATCCGGGACAAAAGGATTGAAAAAACTTTGA
- the ribH gene encoding 6,7-dimethyl-8-ribityllumazine synthase: MATAYQNLSSYDASKVPDATNMRVAIVVAEWNESITEKLLEGACNTLEKHGVKSEDIYVSHVPGTFELTFGAQQMAEHYQPDAVIAIGCVVRGDTPHFDYICEGVTVGLTKLNTLYSIPFIFGVLTTNDMQQALNRAGGKLGNKGDEAAITAIKMHNFICKLK; the protein is encoded by the coding sequence ATGGCAACAGCTTATCAAAACCTGTCATCCTACGATGCATCTAAAGTTCCTGACGCAACAAACATGCGTGTAGCAATCGTCGTAGCAGAATGGAATGAAAGTATTACAGAAAAACTCCTTGAAGGAGCTTGTAATACTCTGGAAAAGCATGGAGTTAAATCCGAAGATATTTATGTATCCCACGTACCGGGTACTTTCGAATTAACCTTCGGAGCACAGCAAATGGCCGAACATTACCAACCGGATGCTGTTATTGCCATAGGTTGTGTAGTACGGGGAGACACCCCTCATTTCGACTATATTTGCGAAGGGGTAACCGTAGGACTTACTAAACTGAACACCCTGTATAGTATTCCTTTCATATTCGGAGTCTTAACCACCAACGATATGCAACAGGCACTGAACAGGGCTGGAGGAAAATTAGGTAATAAAGGCGATGAAGCTGCTATTACGGCAATAAAAATGCACAATTTTATTTGCAAGTTAAAATAA